A window from Chaetodon trifascialis isolate fChaTrf1 chromosome 5, fChaTrf1.hap1, whole genome shotgun sequence encodes these proteins:
- the LOC139330818 gene encoding platelet binding protein GspB-like, producing the protein MREIEALGAELKRSRDELDKSHVDTERLQSELCQSEARREEAERKAAQIADKVLKLTAVASQMEETRRENDSLITQVKELQSKLTGLVREKTDALSLKKQREEQFSILTAQLKAKTVALEELNSEYIALKRGQSSNDDASAVLVSLRTRYNHIRAKYDALLKKRSQTDLDVAPLKAKLSCLVLKCQERNGLLAQMMKAMHRQGCVDSTLTQQVEQLLSDAALQDYTAKFTPENGVKTCHYSSGFTPGFISKFQDYTNRFTPGNQQEQNGFTPESGVKCAELKNEKHAFSVSAESTTNCQDYSSEVTQAATATLKKNANTAVPASPDQEHASVRAAPSPVVPAPKEGLITNTAHLSPPASGPEKYGFHHPDMKETSSTGSSLSPTPPSSSHVRRLSSPEKIINLHEQLQKTLMSSYQVPVSRGRGQQPRKSLSFSVLADLGPASQTKKQSLSINMPHASSPPVTTASSPAKHTPAVTASLVSTNMPTTLFTAVASRSANVTYSPSMFANHQIKAEKASPSALYSSSNVPNKAKATNITMSPHLTKKIIPVIPDISHAKHTASAPLTQRTATFDSDVLTCSDTNPKTTASDMTAPSISTAPEADHFNMPSKTDGAAHACDRLVFAASCTQSARCSPERSSMSAEKSTGALEKTKTARPKPEPPAEVRSVEVIKTVGQSSLMIGWERPPLDELGCSNGTFVYGYRVFVDGDFHKSVMSSACTKCILENVDLSVPVHVSVQTLGSNGLCSGSVHIMYRTSVRTDHH; encoded by the exons ACCGAGAGGCTGCAAAGTGAACTGTGTCAATCAGAAgccaggagggaggaggcagagagaaaggcTGCCCAAATAGCTGACAAGGTACTGAAGCTGACAGCTGTAGCCAGTCAGATGGAAGAAACCAGAAGGGAAAACGACAGCCTCATAACGCAG gtgaaggagctgcagagcaaacTGACAGGCCTGGTCAGGGAGAAGACTGATGCTCTGTCactgaagaaacaaagagaggagcaATTCAGCATCCTTACAGCTCAGCTCAAAGCCAAG ACGGTGGCCTTAGAGGAGTTAAACTCAGAGTATATCGCTCTAAAACGAGGGCAGAGCAGCAATGATGACGCAAGCGCTGTTCTCGTCTCACTAAGGACGCGTTACAACCACATCAGAGCGAAG TATGATGCGCTCCTGAAAAAGAGGAGCCAGACGGATCTGGATGTGGCTCCTTtaaag GCCAAGCTGTCTTGCCTGGTGTTGAAGTGTCAGGAAAGGAATGGCTTGCTGGCTCAGATGATGAAGGCTATGCACAGACAGGGCTGTGTGGActccacactcacacagcaggtTGAGCAGCTGCTCAGTGACGCTGCTCTGCAGGACTACACTGCAAAGTTCACACCAGAGAACGGTGTAAAGACCTGCCATTACAGTTCTGGGTTTACACCGGGATTTATTTCAAAATTTCAAGACTACACAAACCGATTCACACCTGGAAATCAGCAAGAGCAGAATGGATTCACACCTGAATCTGGAGTGAAATGTGCAGaactaaaaaatgaaaaacacgcATTTTCGGTCTCCGCTGAATCCACAACAAATTGTCAGGACTACAGCAGTGAAGTCACTCAGGCAGCGACAGcaacactgaagaaaaatgcCAACACAGCGGTGCCAGCTTCACCAGATCAAGAGCATGCCAGCGTCCGAGCAGCACCATCACCTGTTGTTCCAGCACCGAAAGAGGGCTTGATCACCAATACAGCACAT CTCTCTCCCCCTGCCAGTGGACCTGAAAAATACGGGTTTCATCACCCAGATATGAAAGAGACGTCCTCGACTGGATCCTCACTGAGTCCCACTCCTCCCTCCAGCTCACATGTAAGGAGGCTGAGTAGTCCTGAGAAGATCATCAACCTTCATGAGCAACTGCAGAAGACTCTAATGAGCAGCTATCAG GTTCCAGTGAGCCGAGGAAGAGGACAGCAGCCCAGGAAAAGTCTCTCTTTTTCAGTTCTGGCAGACTTGGGACCGGCCTCACAAACCAAGAAGCAGAGCCTCAGTATCAATATGCCACATGCCAGCTCTCCCCCAGTCACCACTGCTTCAAGCCCAGCTAAGCACACTCCTGCAGTGACAGCCTCACTGGTTTCCACTAATATGCCAACAACACTTTTCACTGCAGTTGCCTCAAGATCGGCTAATGTTACATACAGTCCCAGCATGTTTGCTAACCATCAAATTAAAGCAGAGAAAGCTTCACCGTCTGCTCTTTATAGCTCTTCTAACGTTCCTAACAAAGCCAAAGCCACTAATATAACAATGTCCCCACATCTGACAAAGAAAATCATCCCTGTTATCCCTGACATATCTCATGCTAAACATACAGCTTCTGCCCCTTTAACTCAGAGGACTGCGACCTTTGACTCTGATGTCTTAACCTGTTCTGACACGAATCCAAAAACCACTGCCTCAGACATGACTGCCCCGAGCATTTCAACTGCCCCCGAGGCTGATCATTTTAACATGCCTTCTAAAACCGATGGTGCTGCCCATGCATGTGACCGGCTTGTATTTGCTGCATCCTGCACTCAGTCTGCTCGTTGCTCTCCTGAGAGGTCCAGCATGTCTGCGGAAAAGTCCACTGGTGCTCTCGAAAAGACCAAGACAGCAAGACCCAAACCAG AACCTCCAGCTGAAGTTCGCTCCGTTGAGGTCATCAAAACAGTGGGCCAGAGCAGCCTCATGATTGGTTGGGAGAGGCCGCCGCTGGACGAGCTGGGCTGCAGTAACGGCACATTTGTGTATGGATACAGG GTGTTTGTAGATGGGGACTTCCACAAATCTGTCATGAGCTCAGCGTGCACCAAG TGTATTCTGGAGAATGTGGATCTAAGTGTCCCAGTCCACGTCAGTGTCCAAACGCTGGGCTCTAATGGTCTCTGTTCAGGCAGTGTCCACATTATGTACAGGACTTCAGTGAGGACAGACCACCACTGA